A single Acropora palmata chromosome 5, jaAcrPala1.3, whole genome shotgun sequence DNA region contains:
- the LOC141882364 gene encoding uncharacterized protein LOC141882364, with the protein MASTLSFGTDQDIFGKRGLPSITDYAAYDDTVEPVPSEEEALQYPEQLPPLEEEEQQTLLPRFSGEDDTREWCKCSHCSLEQITKPDECWCCMEITRCCEKMEESKLEDKCIVDHPWFLQPVAYRQYIRPVYEYVGTSRRILLPKCVYSRIRKAFPNADGEYVGYEEEERQD; encoded by the exons ATGG CATCTACTCTTTCTTTTGGGACTGACCAAGACATTTTTGGCAAGAGAGGCTTGCCATCCATCACAGATTACGCGGCTTACGACGACACTGTTGAGCCAGTTCCAAGCGAGGAAGAAGCTCTGCAGTACCCCGAACAACTACCTCCTCTGGAAGAGGAGGAGCAGCAAACGTTGTTGCCTCGATTTTCCGGCGAGGACGATACGAGAGAGTG GTGCAAATGCTCACACTGTTCGCTGGAACAGATCACGAAACCCGATGAATGCTGGTGTTGTATGGAGATCACAAGATGCTGTGAGAAGATGGAGGAGAGCAAGCTTGAGGACAAGTGCATTGTCGATCACCCTTG GTTTCTACAACCTGTGGCTTATCGCCAGTATATCAGGCCTGTTTATGAATATGTTGGAACTTCAAGAAGGATTCTCCTGCCTAAGTGTGTATATAGCAGAATCAGGAAAGCATTTCCAAATGCAGATGGGGAGTATGTAGGCTATGAAGAGGAAGAAAGGCAGGActaa